A stretch of Chitinophaga caeni DNA encodes these proteins:
- the gldB gene encoding gliding motility lipoprotein GldB, with protein MQNYINKYSLRLLAFTGLALFLFACQNRKDVPDISNIHIDVKVHRFDQDLMQVDTNNVPAGLKLLQAQYPTFFPTYVQNIMNMGVYSDTNQLVAQQMRQLLTTADIRHLQDTINTRFKDLKPLEQSLSEAFRYTKYYFPDFKAPEVVSFMSAISNFGAITVDSVLGIGLDMYLGEDFSVYTYIPDLPGYMVRKFAEPYIVPNAMLALAQKRYPYTDASNLIEEFVNLGRYQYFLDEVLPFAADSTKTGYSGEQLKWCYENEEMVYQFFVMNNLLYTTDFQDIMRYTNEGPSTQGMPAGSPGKIGLFVGWQIVKAYMDKHPQVSLRQLMEEKTTKEIFNEAKYRPRR; from the coding sequence ATGCAAAACTACATTAATAAATATTCACTCCGACTTTTGGCTTTTACAGGCTTGGCATTATTCCTGTTCGCATGTCAAAATCGTAAGGATGTACCGGATATCAGCAACATCCATATCGATGTAAAAGTGCATAGGTTCGACCAGGATTTGATGCAAGTCGATACTAATAACGTACCGGCAGGGTTAAAATTATTGCAGGCCCAATATCCAACTTTTTTTCCAACCTATGTTCAAAACATTATGAACATGGGTGTTTATAGTGATACGAATCAACTAGTTGCACAGCAGATGCGTCAACTGTTGACCACCGCCGACATCAGGCATTTGCAAGATACCATTAACACCAGGTTTAAAGACCTCAAGCCGCTGGAGCAGTCACTATCGGAAGCTTTCAGGTACACGAAATATTATTTTCCCGACTTCAAAGCGCCCGAAGTAGTGAGCTTCATGTCTGCCATCAGCAATTTTGGGGCCATTACGGTAGATTCGGTACTAGGCATAGGTTTAGATATGTACCTGGGGGAAGACTTTTCCGTGTATACTTATATACCCGATCTGCCCGGCTATATGGTTCGCAAATTTGCCGAACCATATATTGTACCCAACGCGATGCTAGCCTTGGCCCAAAAACGCTATCCTTATACGGATGCAAGCAATTTGATCGAAGAATTTGTAAACCTGGGCAGGTATCAATATTTCCTGGATGAAGTACTTCCCTTTGCGGCAGATAGTACAAAAACGGGATATTCGGGAGAGCAGTTGAAATGGTGCTATGAAAATGAAGAGATGGTTTACCAATTTTTTGTTATGAACAACCTTTTATATACTACTGACTTCCAAGATATTATGAGATATACAAACGAAGGGCCGTCCACACAGGGAATGCCAGCCGGATCTCCGGGTAAGATTGGACTATTCGTGGGATGGCAGATTGTAAAGGCGTATATGGATAAGCATCCACAAGTGAGCTTGCGGCAGTTAATGGAAGAAAAAACAACGAAGGAAATTTTCAATGAAGCCAAATATCGACCTAGACGATAA
- the gldF gene encoding gliding motility-associated ABC transporter permease subunit GldF: MLAIYKKEFRQFFSSITGYVAILLFLVANALFLFVFPDTSLLDAGYANLDNLFNLAPYIFLLLIPAITMRSFADEFKSGTMELLSTHPVSWWQIVWGKFLASGSIVIIALLPTLVYYIAISQLSAIPGNLDNGSISGAYIGLLLLGFSFTAIGIWSSSITSNAVVAFLVAIFTCFIFYYGFDALSKVPVFEGKADYFLQMAGIRFHYASISRGVIDSRDIVYFLSVMALMLYLSKISLQRKIWQS; the protein is encoded by the coding sequence ATGCTAGCAATTTATAAAAAGGAATTTCGCCAATTCTTTAGTAGTATCACCGGGTATGTGGCCATATTACTTTTCTTGGTGGCCAATGCCTTGTTTTTATTCGTTTTCCCCGATACCAGTTTACTCGATGCGGGATATGCCAACCTCGACAACCTCTTTAATTTAGCGCCATATATATTTTTATTATTGATCCCTGCCATCACGATGCGCAGCTTTGCAGATGAATTTAAGAGCGGCACCATGGAGCTATTGAGCACGCACCCGGTAAGCTGGTGGCAAATTGTATGGGGAAAGTTCCTGGCAAGCGGTAGCATAGTAATCATTGCGCTGCTGCCGACCCTGGTATATTATATCGCTATTTCGCAACTATCCGCCATCCCCGGAAATTTGGATAACGGAAGCATTTCCGGAGCGTACATCGGGTTATTGTTATTAGGATTTTCTTTTACGGCGATCGGTATTTGGTCGTCTTCGATTACTTCCAACGCCGTTGTTGCATTCCTGGTAGCGATATTTACCTGTTTTATATTCTATTACGGTTTTGATGCGCTTAGCAAGGTACCCGTGTTTGAAGGGAAGGCAGACTACTTTTTGCAGATGGCAGGCATCCGTTTCCACTATGCTTCCATTAGCCGGGGAGTGATTGATAGCCGTGATATCGTATATTTCTTAAGTGTTATGGCGCTCATGCTTTACCTGTCTAAAATTTCTTTACAAAGAAAGATCTGGCAATCCTAA
- the mce gene encoding methylmalonyl-CoA epimerase, with protein MLLLSAPFSVLDHYPKQLDIKKMNKVEHIGIAVSSMENSIALFEKLLNTPCYKQEKVESEAVNTAFFQTGQTKIELLEALNEQSPVAKFLAKKGEGIHHIAFEVADIKAEMKRLQAEGFVLLNEAPKRGADNKWVCFLHPKNTNGVLVELCQDAG; from the coding sequence GTGCTACTTTTATCTGCACCCTTTAGTGTACTTGATCATTATCCAAAACAATTAGACATTAAGAAGATGAATAAAGTTGAACATATCGGTATCGCGGTCAGCTCGATGGAAAACTCCATTGCCTTATTTGAGAAATTATTGAATACACCTTGTTATAAACAGGAGAAAGTGGAGAGCGAGGCTGTAAATACGGCATTTTTCCAAACTGGGCAAACCAAGATAGAGTTGTTGGAAGCCTTGAATGAGCAAAGTCCGGTTGCTAAATTTCTTGCCAAGAAAGGCGAGGGTATTCATCATATAGCTTTTGAAGTAGCCGATATCAAGGCAGAAATGAAGCGTTTGCAAGCAGAAGGCTTCGTGTTATTGAATGAAGCACCCAAGCGTGGCGCGGATAATAAATGGGTTTGTTTCTTACACCCTAAAAATACAAATGGCGTCTTGGTTGAATTATGCCAGGATGCAGGTTGA
- a CDS encoding DUF4157 domain-containing protein — MASRIHVRLKEQSWLAKLAAWKLKSPSVAMVLGDVIHLHGVSREEFLNQPGWLRHEACHVRQFRRYGFWRFLYLYAWESARNGYYRNKFEVEARRSENDASVLQDILIL; from the coding sequence ATGGCATCACGAATCCATGTACGTTTGAAAGAACAATCTTGGTTAGCCAAGTTGGCTGCCTGGAAATTAAAAAGTCCCTCGGTGGCTATGGTATTGGGAGATGTGATCCATTTACACGGGGTAAGCCGGGAAGAATTTTTGAATCAGCCGGGATGGTTGAGACATGAAGCCTGCCACGTGAGGCAGTTCCGGCGGTACGGTTTCTGGAGGTTTTTATATTTATATGCGTGGGAATCTGCCCGCAACGGTTATTACCGTAACAAGTTCGAAGTAGAAGCCCGCAGATCTGAAAATGATGCATCCGTATTGCAGGATATCTTGATTCTTTAA
- the gldG gene encoding gliding motility-associated ABC transporter substrate-binding protein GldG, protein MEITQTTKRKKYIQRAIGVVIVLIAINVLAAHFHFRMDLTAEKRFTLASSTKQLLSNLKEPVRIEVFLKGEFPVGFRQLADASRELLEEFREYGHENIQFSFINPGSGLPDSMRLAYQDSLVAKGIMPFNLQVQGDNQQDISEKLVFPGALLHYKDRTIGINLLKSQGGIDPQQTLNNSEALLEYQFANAIYKIQEEHKPIIGYAIGHGESVGYKMYDALNTLQTNYLVDTVNIRSNPYIPKDFDLLLIAKPTGTFTDDDKLKIDQYVMNGGKILWFIDATTAEMDSLQTQGGFVATARNLGLDDILFKYGVRINQNLVQDLQSDMIPMIVGSIGDKPQIQPVPFLYFPLLIATGQHPIVKNMDAVLTRFASSIDTVEGGNLRKTVLLATSQHSKTVPIPTLIDLDEARTRPNPREFTMKNLPVAVLVEGNFTSVFQHRASSAAKQSVEQASGKAFKGRTDTANSMIVVGDADIISNAFSPKHGPLQMGVNEFNQQYVFANKEFFENCLDYLTNKINILETRNKELTLRLLDAQKVKAEKTKWQIISFAVPIALVLLFGMIFNFTRQRKYASSPGK, encoded by the coding sequence ATGGAAATCACACAAACGACTAAACGAAAAAAATATATACAAAGAGCCATCGGTGTTGTTATCGTGCTGATAGCTATCAATGTTTTAGCCGCGCACTTTCATTTCCGTATGGATTTAACGGCGGAAAAACGCTTTACATTGGCGTCCAGCACAAAGCAATTATTAAGTAACCTGAAAGAGCCAGTCCGGATAGAAGTATTTTTAAAGGGGGAATTCCCGGTAGGGTTCAGGCAATTGGCAGATGCTTCACGCGAGTTGTTAGAAGAATTCCGTGAGTATGGACATGAAAACATACAGTTCAGTTTTATCAACCCCGGTTCGGGCCTGCCGGATTCCATGCGGCTGGCCTATCAAGATTCCTTGGTTGCAAAAGGTATCATGCCGTTTAATTTGCAGGTGCAGGGCGATAACCAGCAGGATATCTCCGAAAAATTAGTATTCCCCGGTGCCTTGTTGCATTATAAAGATCGTACCATAGGGATCAACCTGCTGAAAAGCCAGGGCGGCATCGATCCGCAGCAAACCTTGAACAACTCGGAAGCCCTGTTGGAATATCAATTTGCCAACGCGATTTACAAGATACAGGAAGAACATAAGCCGATCATCGGTTATGCCATCGGTCACGGGGAATCGGTAGGCTATAAGATGTACGATGCACTCAATACCCTGCAAACGAATTACCTGGTAGATACGGTCAACATACGTAGTAACCCTTATATCCCGAAGGACTTTGACCTGTTATTAATTGCCAAGCCGACCGGGACATTCACCGATGATGATAAATTAAAGATTGATCAGTATGTCATGAACGGCGGTAAGATATTATGGTTCATTGATGCCACTACCGCGGAGATGGACTCCCTGCAAACCCAAGGAGGCTTTGTTGCCACTGCCAGGAACCTGGGTTTAGATGATATATTATTTAAATATGGAGTGAGGATTAACCAAAACTTGGTTCAAGATTTACAAAGCGACATGATCCCGATGATCGTTGGTAGTATTGGTGACAAGCCGCAAATCCAACCGGTACCGTTCTTGTATTTCCCATTGCTCATAGCGACGGGTCAGCATCCCATCGTGAAAAATATGGATGCCGTTTTGACCCGTTTTGCCAGCAGTATCGATACGGTTGAAGGTGGAAATTTAAGGAAAACGGTATTACTGGCCACATCGCAACACAGCAAAACCGTTCCTATTCCTACTTTGATAGATTTGGATGAAGCCAGGACAAGGCCCAATCCCAGGGAGTTCACGATGAAAAATTTACCGGTGGCCGTCTTGGTAGAAGGAAATTTCACTTCCGTATTCCAACACAGGGCGAGTTCGGCAGCCAAACAATCCGTAGAGCAAGCATCAGGCAAGGCTTTCAAAGGGCGCACGGATACGGCTAACAGCATGATAGTTGTGGGAGATGCAGATATTATCAGCAATGCCTTTTCACCCAAGCACGGGCCATTGCAGATGGGAGTAAATGAGTTTAACCAGCAATATGTTTTTGCCAACAAGGAATTCTTCGAGAATTGCCTCGATTACTTGACAAATAAAATAAATATATTAGAAACCCGTAACAAGGAATTAACATTACGATTGCTCGATGCACAGAAAGTAAAGGCAGAAAAAACAAAATGGCAAATTATTTCATTCGCCGTTCCAATAGCCCTGGTATTGCTTTTCGGTATGATTTTCAATTTTACCAGGCAACGTAAATACGCGTCTTCACCGGGTAAATAA
- the apaG gene encoding Co2+/Mg2+ efflux protein ApaG codes for MVKKVTEGITISVETFYQPDYSNPLGSEFMFAYRITIENNNTFPIKLLRRHWYIIDSNGNHREVEGEGVVGVQPLLAPGESYQYVSGSNLRTEIGKMYGTYLMENQLDKKLFEVKIPEFQMIVPFKMN; via the coding sequence ATGGTAAAAAAGGTAACAGAAGGTATCACAATTAGCGTGGAAACGTTTTACCAACCAGACTATTCAAATCCCTTGGGAAGTGAATTTATGTTTGCATACCGCATTACCATCGAAAACAATAATACCTTTCCTATCAAGTTGCTGCGCCGCCATTGGTATATCATCGATTCCAACGGCAATCACCGCGAAGTAGAAGGGGAAGGGGTGGTAGGTGTGCAACCTTTGCTGGCACCGGGTGAAAGTTACCAGTACGTCTCCGGCTCTAATTTGAGAACCGAAATCGGGAAAATGTACGGGACTTATTTAATGGAGAACCAGTTGGATAAAAAATTGTTCGAGGTGAAAATCCCTGAGTTCCAAATGATCGTACCATTTAAGATGAATTAA
- a CDS encoding porin family protein: protein MVNLDFHVLTRKRIYFFPVVLMVLIILTGQQANAQGFSRNMSKEIGKTVRLGFTLSPLGYFMNPQESGVDRYSGRMGLSFGVMADFFLDDNANYAISSGLEITSGGSTLKYNDGIGLDNYKDYPSEYDLRLQYLQIPLTLKLCTYTQSGLGIYGQFGGFFAAPIRARADVISNGVKYEKENVLKTVNPLNAGMLLGAGVEYPLTETMTGVVGITYQNGLIDVTRNSKWNDGRINGNLFALRLGLYF, encoded by the coding sequence ATGGTAAATTTAGATTTTCATGTGCTAACCAGGAAACGTATTTATTTTTTTCCTGTTGTATTGATGGTATTAATTATTTTGACTGGCCAACAAGCCAATGCCCAGGGCTTCTCCAGGAATATGTCTAAGGAGATCGGCAAAACAGTTCGTTTAGGCTTCACCTTAAGTCCGCTAGGCTACTTCATGAATCCCCAAGAATCCGGCGTCGATCGCTACAGCGGCAGGATGGGACTGAGCTTCGGGGTCATGGCCGATTTCTTCCTCGATGATAATGCTAACTATGCTATTTCTTCCGGCTTGGAAATAACTTCCGGCGGTAGTACACTCAAATACAATGATGGTATCGGCCTAGATAATTATAAGGATTATCCTTCAGAATACGATCTCCGCTTGCAGTATTTACAAATTCCATTAACGCTCAAACTCTGTACTTATACACAATCCGGACTTGGTATCTACGGTCAATTCGGCGGCTTTTTCGCCGCCCCGATCCGGGCCAGGGCCGATGTTATCAGTAACGGTGTTAAATACGAAAAGGAAAATGTTCTGAAAACCGTGAACCCGCTCAATGCCGGGATGTTATTAGGCGCCGGTGTTGAATATCCTTTGACGGAAACGATGACCGGCGTGGTGGGGATCACCTACCAGAATGGTTTGATCGATGTAACCCGCAATAGCAAATGGAATGATGGGAGAATCAACGGTAATTTATTTGCTTTGAGGCTCGGTCTTTACTTCTAG
- a CDS encoding UDP-N-acetylmuramoyl-tripeptide--D-alanyl-D-alanine ligase: MNIPALYELYKKHPSVKTDTRQLVPGDLYFALKGPNFDGNAFAAQALGKGAVVSVIDDPRYFIDERKTIVVNNVLECLQALAKHHRQQLNIPFIAITGTNGKTTTKELINAVLSSQYKTVATKGNLNNHIGVPLTILSIPADTEMAIIEMGANHQREIAGYCEVALPTHGIITNIGKAHLEGFGGEEGVKIAKGELYDYLRANNGTVFVCKDLPYLVEMSQSIRQVTYGLEAADYVAKPVGGQAFLALETAYPDLSLIQTQLVGAYNYTNALAAIAVGLYFKVTGANIKAALEAYSPNNNRSQVIRKGNNTIIMDAYNANPSSMKAAIENFVQLDAGKKVLLLGAMKELGENSVKEHQALINLLQQHSWDSVLLVGGDFALTKHPYFYVENNAAAQQWYHQKHFENCYILVKGSRSIGMEKVIEDI; encoded by the coding sequence ATGAATATTCCGGCATTATACGAATTATATAAAAAACATCCATCAGTTAAAACCGATACCCGCCAACTGGTGCCGGGTGATCTATATTTTGCATTGAAAGGCCCCAACTTCGACGGGAATGCTTTTGCCGCACAGGCATTAGGAAAAGGCGCCGTAGTATCCGTGATTGATGATCCGAGGTATTTTATCGATGAGCGCAAAACCATCGTTGTAAATAATGTATTGGAATGCTTGCAAGCCCTGGCAAAGCATCACCGCCAGCAATTAAATATTCCTTTTATTGCCATTACCGGGACCAATGGAAAAACAACCACCAAGGAATTGATCAATGCCGTCTTATCCAGCCAATATAAAACGGTGGCCACCAAGGGTAATTTGAATAACCACATCGGCGTTCCGCTAACAATTTTGTCCATCCCGGCTGATACGGAAATGGCCATTATTGAAATGGGCGCCAATCACCAACGGGAGATTGCCGGTTATTGCGAAGTAGCCTTGCCTACACACGGCATCATTACCAATATCGGCAAAGCGCACTTGGAAGGTTTCGGTGGCGAAGAAGGTGTCAAGATCGCGAAAGGAGAATTATATGATTACCTGCGAGCAAATAACGGGACTGTATTTGTTTGTAAAGACTTGCCTTACCTGGTAGAGATGAGCCAAAGTATCCGGCAAGTAACTTATGGCCTAGAGGCAGCAGATTACGTGGCGAAACCGGTAGGAGGACAAGCATTCCTAGCACTGGAAACCGCCTATCCAGACCTGTCGTTGATCCAAACACAGCTCGTTGGCGCTTATAATTATACAAATGCCTTAGCCGCTATAGCGGTTGGATTGTATTTTAAAGTTACGGGTGCGAATATAAAAGCTGCACTAGAAGCATATAGTCCTAACAACAACCGCTCACAAGTAATACGGAAAGGTAATAACACGATCATAATGGATGCTTATAATGCGAATCCTAGCAGCATGAAAGCAGCCATCGAAAATTTCGTTCAACTCGATGCGGGGAAGAAAGTTTTATTATTAGGCGCCATGAAAGAATTGGGAGAAAATAGCGTCAAAGAACACCAGGCATTAATTAATTTGTTACAACAGCATTCATGGGATTCAGTTCTCTTGGTAGGGGGAGACTTCGCGCTAACAAAACATCCGTATTTCTACGTAGAAAATAATGCAGCAGCGCAACAATGGTATCATCAAAAACATTTCGAAAATTGTTATATTCTCGTGAAAGGCTCCCGTAGCATCGGTATGGAGAAAGTGATCGAAGATATATAG
- a CDS encoding NAD+ synthase — MKIFLAQQNYHIGNFEDNVAKIVAAIQEAAVDGADLVVFSELCVCGYPPRDFLEFEDFINKCYKAIDTIKSYTKDVAVIVGAPCRNDIKEGKDLFNAAWFLHEGEVKQVIHKTLLPTYDVFDEYRYFEPAYSWAVIPFKDKRLAVTICEDIWNLGDNPLYRIAPMDRLIDQAPDLMINISASPFDYNARETRQAIVRENVLKYKIPMFYCNTVGSQTEIVFDGGSVVYDANGELVKELPYFKEALVGFDLEKIPALKESPAAHPVVQPYHQLEFDRNIDRVHGAIVMGIRDYFQKMGFKKAILGSSGGIDSAVTLALACEALGKENVRAILMPSPYSTDHSVDDAVRLSKNLDNPHDIIRINNIYEGFLQTLEPYFNGLPFNVAEENMQSRIRGNLLMGLANKFGYILLNTSNKSELSTGYGTLYGDMAGGLSVLGDVYKMQVYALAEFINRDEEIIPGNIITKAPSAELRPGQKDSDSLPDYTILDQVLFQYIERRKGPREIIEMGFDPQLVARTLKLVNTNEYKRNQFCPIIRVSSKAFGVGRRVPIVGKYLS; from the coding sequence ATGAAGATTTTTCTAGCCCAACAAAATTATCACATTGGGAATTTCGAAGACAATGTAGCAAAAATTGTAGCCGCCATACAGGAAGCTGCCGTTGATGGCGCTGACCTGGTCGTGTTTTCAGAGCTCTGTGTTTGCGGTTACCCGCCGCGCGATTTCCTGGAGTTTGAAGATTTTATCAACAAGTGCTATAAAGCTATCGATACGATCAAATCTTACACCAAGGATGTGGCCGTTATCGTTGGCGCCCCGTGCCGGAATGATATCAAGGAAGGGAAAGACCTGTTCAACGCTGCCTGGTTTTTACATGAAGGCGAGGTGAAACAAGTGATTCACAAAACCTTGCTGCCAACATACGATGTATTCGATGAATACAGGTATTTTGAACCGGCATATTCCTGGGCCGTAATACCTTTCAAGGATAAAAGGTTGGCGGTAACGATCTGTGAAGATATCTGGAACCTGGGGGATAACCCGCTGTACAGGATCGCCCCCATGGATCGGCTCATCGACCAGGCACCCGACCTGATGATTAATATCAGCGCTTCTCCTTTCGATTATAATGCGCGTGAAACGAGGCAAGCCATCGTAAGGGAGAACGTGTTGAAATATAAAATCCCGATGTTCTATTGTAACACGGTTGGCTCCCAAACGGAAATCGTTTTTGATGGCGGCTCCGTTGTTTATGATGCCAACGGTGAGCTGGTAAAAGAATTACCTTACTTCAAAGAAGCCCTGGTAGGGTTCGACCTGGAAAAAATCCCGGCTTTAAAAGAAAGTCCCGCTGCTCATCCGGTGGTACAACCTTACCATCAATTGGAATTTGATCGTAATATCGACCGCGTTCATGGCGCGATCGTAATGGGCATACGCGATTATTTCCAAAAGATGGGTTTTAAAAAGGCCATCTTGGGTTCCAGCGGTGGAATCGATAGCGCCGTAACCTTGGCTTTGGCTTGCGAGGCGCTCGGGAAGGAGAATGTACGTGCCATTTTGATGCCTTCTCCTTATTCTACGGACCATTCGGTCGATGATGCCGTACGGTTATCCAAGAACCTCGATAATCCTCATGACATTATCCGCATCAACAACATTTACGAAGGCTTCCTGCAAACCCTGGAACCGTATTTCAACGGTTTGCCTTTCAACGTGGCCGAAGAGAATATGCAATCCCGCATCAGGGGTAACCTATTGATGGGTTTGGCTAATAAATTTGGTTATATTTTACTGAATACATCCAATAAAAGTGAATTATCAACCGGTTACGGCACCCTTTACGGTGATATGGCCGGGGGATTATCGGTTTTGGGCGATGTGTACAAGATGCAGGTATATGCCCTGGCGGAATTTATTAACCGGGATGAAGAAATCATTCCCGGTAATATTATCACGAAAGCGCCATCGGCAGAACTACGCCCCGGCCAAAAGGACAGCGACAGCTTGCCGGACTATACCATTTTGGACCAGGTATTGTTCCAATATATAGAAAGGCGAAAAGGTCCCAGGGAGATCATCGAAATGGGCTTTGACCCTCAATTGGTAGCCCGGACGTTGAAATTGGTCAACACGAACGAATATAAAAGGAACCAGTTTTGCCCGATCATCAGGGTGTCTTCCAAGGCATTTGGCGTGGGAAGAAGGGTGCCGATCGTGGGGAAATATTTATCCTGA
- a CDS encoding cysteine desulfurase family protein encodes MFNNQLRMIPMPIYLDNNATTACDPAVVDKMLPYFTEYYGNAASKHHRYGFLADAAVENARLQVAQLIGAQQQEIIFTSGATESVNMALKGVFESYAVKGNHIITTKAEHKAVLDTCQHLEKLGARVTYLPIDSTGQIDLKSLEAAISPETILICIMYANNELGTIYPVQKIAAIAKKHAVIFMCDATQATGKIPVDVEKDGIDILAMSAHKIYGPKGIGAVYIRRKSPRVHLLPLLDGGGQEKSLRPGTLNVPGIVGMGAACSLCLENMNGEANRLAGLRDRLESALLSIEGSILNGSAQNRLPHVTNIAFQYTPGAALIREASKSIAISTGSACTAASPEPSHVLTALGLGEALAHASLRFGLGRFTSTEDIDKAIEILTKTVAKVRSESMEWELYQSGETINPGDWQHPAMV; translated from the coding sequence ATGTTCAACAACCAGTTAAGGATGATTCCCATGCCCATTTACCTCGATAATAATGCCACGACAGCCTGTGATCCCGCGGTGGTAGATAAAATGTTGCCTTATTTTACCGAGTATTATGGGAATGCCGCCAGCAAACATCACCGTTACGGCTTCCTGGCAGATGCCGCAGTAGAAAACGCCCGGCTGCAAGTAGCGCAATTAATCGGCGCGCAACAGCAGGAGATTATTTTTACTTCCGGCGCTACCGAATCTGTGAATATGGCTTTGAAAGGTGTATTTGAAAGCTACGCTGTAAAAGGAAATCATATCATCACCACGAAGGCTGAACACAAAGCGGTGCTGGACACTTGTCAACACTTGGAAAAATTAGGCGCCAGGGTAACCTATTTACCGATCGATAGTACCGGGCAAATCGACTTGAAATCACTCGAAGCGGCTATCAGTCCGGAAACGATCCTAATCTGTATTATGTATGCCAATAATGAACTGGGCACTATTTACCCGGTACAAAAAATAGCGGCTATAGCTAAAAAACACGCGGTAATTTTTATGTGCGATGCTACGCAAGCGACGGGTAAAATCCCTGTCGATGTTGAAAAAGATGGTATTGACATTTTAGCGATGAGCGCGCATAAAATCTACGGCCCGAAAGGCATCGGCGCCGTTTATATCCGGCGGAAAAGCCCCAGGGTACACTTATTACCGCTTCTCGATGGTGGTGGGCAAGAAAAATCGCTCCGCCCGGGAACATTAAATGTACCCGGCATCGTAGGCATGGGCGCTGCCTGCTCCCTTTGCTTAGAAAACATGAACGGGGAAGCAAATCGCCTGGCAGGCTTGAGAGACAGGCTGGAGTCGGCCTTGCTTTCGATCGAAGGAAGCATTTTAAACGGTTCGGCGCAAAACAGGCTACCCCATGTCACCAATATAGCCTTCCAATATACACCGGGAGCGGCCTTAATCCGGGAAGCCAGCAAATCGATAGCTATTTCCACCGGTTCGGCTTGTACGGCGGCCAGCCCGGAGCCCAGCCATGTTTTAACTGCGCTCGGCTTAGGGGAAGCCTTGGCCCACGCTTCGCTGCGTTTCGGTTTGGGAAGATTTACCAGCACAGAAGATATAGACAAGGCTATAGAAATCCTTACAAAAACGGTAGCAAAAGTCCGCTCGGAGAGCATGGAATGGGAGTTATATCAATCCGGCGAAACGATCAATCCCGGCGATTGGCAACATCCGGCTATGGTGTAA